One region of Candidatus Eisenbacteria bacterium genomic DNA includes:
- a CDS encoding TonB-dependent receptor, whose translation MSPHALDLSRRLLLVACLFIAPGVASAATLRGRVVDRAGRAIEFANVQVPALKRGAVTDTEGRFTLELPDGPQVLEVSQIGYQRVRLNVAASVGTADLRVVLAEEPVPVAEVTVAASSFGKAGKSEGAVLRRIDVLTTPGGAADVFQALRALPGINAPNEGAAVYVRGGDPSETLIRVDSGELGHPYHYEGASGGLFSTIDSYMIKSAFFSSGGFSSKYGGALSGVLDVETQDPLDLRTVSLGANLAGMSASSSWALVPGKLSLIGSVSRSFPELLFRLYGSVSEYEAAPSSANLFSRLLWRPSAASRLSLSYLDSGDDVALHAEALNARELYVEHARNHTVALNGSALIGKQLALRGQMSGQYYRSRWSFGTLGASTTERNGQANLDAVWSASPRHEVSFGANLRRPATEIRGSFAADSTDIVSGAPSRQHDTDVTLMNPGLYLEDKVRVWGPVYATLGGRFDYASEPGVWTADPRGAVAWRIDDHQTARVAAGRYHQLADPRTLDPVYGNPDLEPLRADHVIAGYEWKSEFGNLRVEGYRKDYRGLLTTDSTRFFANDGHGFARGVDVFLQGTYRWLSGWVSYGYLDSRRREGDAGERVPSPYGVAHSITLVGQYHLNSATTLGFRYSASSGRPYTPVVGRFYDPGREVWHPVEGARQSANMPDYHRLDVRYSRLFSMPAWAALPQSGPCVVYVEGLNVLAIDNTLEYVYNSDYSRRYERDSYFSRRLLVAGFSLTW comes from the coding sequence GTGAGCCCGCACGCCTTGGACTTGTCGCGGCGGCTATTGCTGGTCGCGTGCCTGTTCATCGCTCCCGGTGTCGCGAGTGCGGCGACCCTGCGCGGCCGCGTGGTCGACCGCGCCGGACGCGCGATCGAATTCGCGAACGTCCAGGTTCCGGCACTCAAGCGCGGCGCGGTCACCGACACCGAGGGACGCTTCACGCTCGAGCTGCCTGATGGCCCGCAAGTGCTCGAGGTCTCGCAGATCGGTTACCAGCGCGTGCGCCTGAATGTCGCGGCGTCGGTCGGGACTGCCGATCTGAGAGTGGTTCTCGCCGAGGAGCCGGTGCCGGTCGCCGAGGTCACCGTCGCCGCCTCGTCGTTCGGCAAAGCCGGCAAGAGCGAAGGCGCGGTGCTGCGCCGCATCGACGTGTTGACCACACCGGGTGGTGCCGCGGACGTGTTCCAGGCCTTGCGCGCGTTGCCGGGCATCAACGCGCCCAACGAAGGCGCCGCGGTCTACGTGCGCGGCGGCGACCCCAGCGAGACGCTGATCCGCGTGGACTCCGGCGAGCTGGGTCACCCCTACCACTACGAGGGGGCCTCGGGCGGGCTGTTCTCGACCATCGACAGCTACATGATCAAGAGCGCGTTCTTCTCGAGCGGTGGATTCAGCTCGAAATACGGCGGGGCGCTGTCGGGCGTTCTCGACGTGGAGACCCAGGACCCGCTCGATCTGCGCACGGTCTCGCTGGGCGCCAATCTCGCGGGCATGAGCGCTTCGTCCTCGTGGGCCCTGGTGCCCGGCAAGCTGTCGTTGATCGGCAGCGTGAGTCGCTCCTTCCCGGAACTGCTGTTCCGGCTCTACGGCAGCGTCAGCGAGTACGAGGCCGCGCCCTCGAGCGCGAATCTGTTCTCCCGATTGCTGTGGCGCCCGAGCGCTGCGAGCCGGCTGTCACTCTCGTACCTCGATTCCGGAGACGACGTGGCACTCCATGCCGAGGCGCTCAACGCGCGCGAGCTCTACGTCGAGCACGCGCGCAATCACACCGTGGCGCTCAACGGCAGCGCGCTGATCGGCAAGCAGCTCGCGCTGCGTGGCCAGATGTCGGGGCAGTACTACCGCTCGCGCTGGAGCTTTGGAACACTCGGCGCCTCGACCACCGAACGCAACGGGCAGGCGAACCTCGACGCCGTGTGGTCGGCGAGTCCCCGACACGAAGTCTCGTTCGGCGCCAATCTGCGCCGGCCCGCGACCGAGATCCGCGGTTCGTTCGCGGCCGACAGCACCGACATCGTCAGCGGCGCTCCTTCGCGGCAGCACGACACCGACGTCACGCTCATGAATCCCGGCCTCTACCTCGAAGACAAGGTGCGGGTATGGGGCCCGGTCTACGCCACGCTCGGCGGTCGTTTCGACTATGCCTCGGAGCCCGGCGTATGGACCGCGGATCCGCGCGGTGCTGTCGCGTGGCGCATCGACGACCACCAGACCGCGCGCGTGGCGGCGGGCCGCTACCACCAGCTCGCCGATCCACGCACGCTCGATCCGGTGTACGGCAATCCCGACCTCGAGCCACTGCGCGCCGACCACGTGATCGCCGGCTACGAGTGGAAGTCAGAGTTCGGCAATCTGCGCGTCGAGGGTTATCGCAAGGACTATCGCGGGCTCCTGACGACGGATTCCACCCGCTTCTTCGCGAACGACGGCCACGGGTTTGCACGCGGCGTCGACGTGTTCCTCCAGGGCACCTATCGCTGGCTGTCCGGCTGGGTCTCGTACGGCTATCTCGACAGCCGCCGCCGCGAGGGCGATGCAGGTGAACGAGTGCCGTCGCCCTACGGAGTCGCCCACTCGATCACACTGGTCGGCCAGTATCACCTCAACTCCGCGACCACGCTCGGGTTCCGATACAGCGCCTCGAGCGGGCGGCCCTACACGCCGGTAGTCGGACGGTTCTACGACCCGGGCCGCGAGGTGTGGCACCCGGTCGAGGGGGCGCGCCAATCCGCGAACATGCCCGACTATCACCGGCTCGACGTTCGCTACTCGCGACTGTTCTCGATGCCGGCCTGGGCGGCGCTGCCGCAGAGCGGGCCGTGCGTGGTGTACGTCGAGGGGTTGAACGTGCTCGCAATCGACAACACCCTCGAGTACGTGTACAACAGCGACTATTCGCGACGCTATGAGCGCGATTCGTACTTCAGCCGCCGGCTGCTGGTGGCCGGCTTCTCGCTGACCTGGTAG
- a CDS encoding response regulator transcription factor yields the protein MPRILRVLIVDDEAPARARARRLLEALPDLEIVGEAGSAAEARERIAALTPDLLLLDIQMPGEDGFELLRTLAERPAVIFATAFDHYAVQAFEERAIDYLLKPFRAERLAEALDRVRAARAGPESLDARMRELLDALAAERSHTRTSATPTTTAATSELAPLERLTVRVGVRQRILRAEEILWFGAEDKLVFVAIEGDRFWINFTLDQLEARLDARRFLRVHRGAIVNLDHALELRPAFAGTWRLTLRDTARTEVPVSRTRARPLRERLGAR from the coding sequence ATGCCTCGAATCCTGCGCGTCCTGATCGTCGACGACGAAGCCCCTGCGCGCGCCCGCGCGCGGCGGCTGCTCGAGGCGCTGCCCGACCTCGAAATCGTGGGCGAGGCCGGCTCGGCCGCGGAAGCGCGCGAACGCATCGCCGCACTCACCCCGGACCTGCTGCTGCTCGACATCCAGATGCCGGGCGAGGACGGCTTCGAGCTTCTGCGCACACTGGCCGAGCGGCCGGCGGTGATCTTCGCAACCGCGTTCGACCACTACGCGGTGCAGGCATTCGAAGAGCGCGCGATCGACTATCTGCTCAAGCCGTTTCGTGCCGAGCGGCTCGCCGAAGCGCTCGATCGCGTGCGCGCCGCACGGGCGGGTCCCGAGTCGCTCGACGCGCGCATGCGCGAGCTGCTCGACGCGCTGGCCGCGGAGCGTTCGCACACGCGCACCTCGGCGACGCCAACGACGACCGCCGCGACCTCCGAGCTGGCGCCGCTCGAGCGACTGACCGTCCGGGTCGGCGTGCGCCAGCGCATCCTGCGAGCCGAGGAGATTCTGTGGTTCGGCGCCGAGGACAAGCTGGTGTTCGTGGCGATCGAGGGCGATCGATTCTGGATCAACTTCACGCTCGACCAGCTCGAAGCCCGCCTCGATGCGCGCCGCTTCCTGCGCGTTCACCGCGGCGCGATCGTCAACCTGGATCACGCGCTCGAGCTGCGCCCGGCGTTCGCGGGTACCTGGCGCCTGACGCTCCGGGATACCGCCCGCACCGAGGTTCCGGTGAGTCGCACCCGCGCCCGTCCGCTGCGCGAGCGCCTCGGCGCCCGCTAG
- a CDS encoding MFS transporter: MAATAPLKHSPQFSQRRTQNWLALGFTYAAMYMARYNFPLANKALSDAYGFSKTQVGTIITISTLIYGLSAIFNGPIADRLGGRKAMLIGAGGAFFFNLVFGFGAYLGVVGTPAVMLAYFSAVWALNMYFQSYSALALIKVNSGWFHVSERGVFSAIFGSMIQSGRFLVFLLLGLPMIALLPWQWKFFIPSVVVAVMWFVTWRVVQDSPKDAGLGEFDPEDASSGDTEAITFSYVARKVFTNPIAITIAIAEFCTGLVRKGFEEWFPRYMQEVQHLELSNPIFQRNALAIVGAGIAGAFIAGYASDKVFGHRRAPVAFIGYAIQVVCLFVVWKAPGVNAVVIAFMLNSLAISMVHSMLSGTASMDFGGKRAAATAAGLFDGMQYVGGSVMGVGMGWLLDHYGWSVWGPSMMGFSAIGGILMLTLWNARPRKSGGH; the protein is encoded by the coding sequence ATGGCTGCGACCGCGCCCCTGAAACACTCGCCCCAGTTCTCGCAGCGTCGCACCCAGAACTGGCTCGCGCTCGGCTTCACTTACGCCGCGATGTACATGGCGCGCTACAACTTTCCGCTCGCCAACAAGGCGCTGTCGGACGCCTATGGATTCTCGAAGACGCAGGTCGGCACGATCATCACGATCAGCACGCTGATCTACGGCCTCTCCGCGATCTTCAACGGGCCGATCGCGGACCGGCTGGGTGGGCGCAAGGCGATGCTGATCGGCGCCGGCGGTGCGTTCTTCTTCAATCTGGTGTTCGGCTTCGGCGCCTATCTCGGCGTGGTCGGCACCCCCGCCGTGATGCTCGCCTACTTCTCGGCGGTGTGGGCGCTCAACATGTACTTCCAGAGTTACAGCGCGCTGGCTCTCATCAAGGTGAACTCGGGCTGGTTCCACGTCAGCGAGCGCGGCGTGTTCTCGGCGATCTTCGGCTCGATGATCCAGAGCGGCCGCTTCCTGGTGTTCCTGTTGCTCGGCTTGCCGATGATCGCGCTGCTGCCCTGGCAGTGGAAGTTCTTCATTCCGTCGGTGGTGGTCGCGGTCATGTGGTTCGTCACCTGGCGCGTGGTGCAGGATTCGCCCAAAGACGCGGGGCTCGGGGAGTTCGATCCCGAGGATGCGAGCAGCGGCGACACCGAGGCGATTACATTCAGCTATGTCGCGCGCAAGGTGTTCACCAATCCGATCGCGATCACGATCGCGATCGCGGAGTTCTGCACCGGACTGGTGCGCAAGGGCTTCGAGGAGTGGTTCCCGCGCTACATGCAGGAAGTGCAGCACCTCGAGCTTTCGAATCCGATTTTCCAGCGCAACGCGCTGGCGATCGTCGGCGCCGGCATCGCGGGCGCGTTCATCGCGGGCTACGCCTCCGACAAGGTGTTCGGCCATCGCCGCGCGCCGGTCGCGTTCATCGGCTACGCGATCCAGGTGGTGTGCCTGTTCGTGGTGTGGAAAGCACCCGGCGTCAACGCGGTGGTGATCGCCTTCATGCTCAACTCACTGGCGATCTCGATGGTGCACTCGATGCTCTCCGGCACCGCCTCGATGGACTTCGGCGGCAAGCGCGCCGCCGCCACCGCCGCCGGATTGTTCGACGGCATGCAGTACGTGGGTGGCTCGGTGATGGGTGTCGGGATGGGCTGGCTGCTCGACCACTACGGCTGGAGCGTGTGGGGACCGAGCATGATGGGCTTCTCGGCGATCGGCGGCATCCTGATGCTCACGCTGTGGAACGCGCGGCCACGCAAGAGCGGCGGTCACTAG